One segment of Bradyrhizobium sp. CB2312 DNA contains the following:
- a CDS encoding ammonium transporter — translation MESKASTRQRLLTLAVALLGMALFYLVLSDVALAEDAGPPACGGKILEKCTPNPGDTAWMLTSVALVLMMTVPGLGLFYGGMVRKKNVGDTVMTSFAVTCLVTILFAILTYSLAFRAGTPFVGGLDRMFLRDILSDIGKGGIGNPNPLAATIPESVYICFQMTFAIITPALIAGAFAERMKFSAMLWFIGLWAIFVYAPVAHWVWGPDGIFASGNDAAWVKVLDFAGGTVVHINAGVAGLMCAIMLGRRKETGPAHNMVLTFIGASLLWVGWFGFNAGSAVTAGMQAGMAMLVTQIATAVAGFTWMLVEWSLKGKPTVVGICSGAVAGLVAITPASGFVSPVGAFVIGIAAGVLCYWGCTGLKAMFSYDDALDCFGVHAVGGIVGALLTGIFAVEQYGGTAGALEGNPIQFVNQCIGVATVFVYDAVVSLIILYVVKLFVGLRVSEDMERDGLDLALHGEVVH, via the coding sequence ATGGAATCAAAAGCATCGACGCGCCAAAGGCTGCTGACGCTGGCGGTCGCGTTGCTCGGAATGGCACTTTTCTACCTCGTCCTCAGCGACGTTGCCTTGGCGGAGGATGCGGGCCCGCCGGCCTGCGGCGGCAAGATCCTCGAGAAGTGCACGCCCAATCCCGGCGACACCGCCTGGATGCTCACCTCCGTCGCGCTGGTGCTGATGATGACGGTGCCGGGGCTCGGGTTGTTCTATGGCGGCATGGTGCGCAAGAAGAACGTCGGCGACACCGTGATGACGAGCTTTGCGGTGACCTGCCTGGTCACGATCCTGTTCGCGATCCTGACCTACAGCCTGGCATTCCGCGCCGGCACGCCGTTCGTCGGGGGGCTGGACCGCATGTTCCTGAGGGACATTCTTAGCGACATCGGCAAGGGTGGGATCGGCAATCCCAATCCGCTTGCGGCGACGATTCCCGAAAGCGTCTACATCTGCTTCCAGATGACGTTTGCGATCATCACGCCGGCGCTGATCGCAGGCGCCTTCGCCGAGCGGATGAAGTTCTCCGCGATGCTCTGGTTCATCGGCCTGTGGGCGATCTTCGTCTATGCGCCGGTCGCGCATTGGGTCTGGGGCCCCGACGGAATCTTCGCTTCCGGCAATGACGCCGCCTGGGTCAAGGTGCTGGATTTCGCGGGCGGGACCGTCGTGCATATCAATGCCGGCGTGGCGGGCCTGATGTGCGCCATCATGCTCGGCAGGCGCAAGGAGACGGGACCGGCCCACAACATGGTGCTGACCTTCATCGGCGCCTCGCTGCTCTGGGTCGGCTGGTTCGGCTTCAACGCAGGCTCCGCGGTGACGGCAGGCATGCAGGCCGGCATGGCGATGCTGGTGACGCAGATCGCAACGGCGGTCGCCGGCTTCACGTGGATGCTCGTGGAGTGGTCGCTCAAGGGCAAGCCGACGGTCGTCGGCATCTGCTCGGGTGCGGTCGCGGGCCTCGTCGCCATCACGCCGGCGTCCGGTTTCGTCAGCCCGGTGGGGGCCTTCGTGATCGGGATCGCGGCCGGTGTCCTCTGCTACTGGGGATGCACCGGGCTGAAGGCCATGTTCAGCTATGACGATGCGCTCGACTGCTTCGGTGTGCACGCCGTCGGCGGCATCGTCGGCGCATTGCTTACCGGCATCTTCGCCGTCGAGCAATATGGCGGCACCGCGGGCGCGCTGGAGGGAAACCCGATCCAGTTCGTCAACCAGTGCATCGGCGTCGCCACGGTCTTTGTCTATGACGCCGTCGTCAGCCTGATCATCCTGTACGTGGTCAAGCTGTTCGTCGGCTTGCGGGTATCGGAGGATATGGAGCGCGACGGTCTGGACCTCGCACTGCATGGCGAGGTCGTGCACTAG